One segment of Danio aesculapii chromosome 3, fDanAes4.1, whole genome shotgun sequence DNA contains the following:
- the apnl gene encoding actinoporin-like protein: MTESAEAVAANVSSRRHATIEITNLTNNYCFLNPKVYLESGETSNPPQPTVRPLKTEVCTFSKTAAHATGSVGVLTYDLFERRRNDYTETLAIMFSVPWDYNLYKNWFAVGIYPKGKECDQALYKEMYYQKNQHGFVREEANGSGINFEGKNLDIRATMCPMGRAIVKVEVWDKLLSPMAQLDC, from the exons ATGACTGAGTCTGCCGAGGCGGTGGCTGCCAACGTGAGCAGCAGGAGACACGCCACCATAGAGATCACCAACCTGACAAACAACTACTGCTTCCTCAACCCAAA GGTTTATCTGGAGAGCGGTGAAACCTCCAATCCACCTCAGCCTACAGTGCGCCCCCTCAAGACCGAAGTGTGTACTTTCAGCAAGACTGCTGCACATGCCACTGGCAGCGTGGGGGTTCTGACCTATGACCTCTTTGAGCGAAGAAGAAATGACTACACTGAGACCCTGGCCATCATGTTTTCTGTCCCTTGGGACTACAATCTGTATAAAAATTGGTTTGCTGTGGGCATCTACCCCAAAGGAAAAGAGTGTGACCAGGCACTTTATAAAGAAATGTACTACCAAAAGAACCAGCATGGCTTTGTGAGGGAGGAGGCCAATGGGTCAGGCATTAACTTTGAGGGTAAAAACCTGGACATCAGGGCCACCATGTGTCCTATGGGCAGGGCGATCGTAAAAGTGGAGGTGTGGGACAAGCTGTTGAGTCCTATGGCTCAGCTGGATTGCTAA
- the LOC130218958 gene encoding bryoporin-like yields MNMQTAEAVSSTINTNRNCTVEITNISSAYCLINPKVCMTSGFSFHPPQPTIRTAKTEVCSFTKDDNTATGAVGILTYDLFHMQNHMCTERMAILFSVPYDYHLYKNVLGIGIFESSRECDKALYKHMYEGKDFSQFTRVDAGGSGVLHRGKKVDLRVTMSTVGKAIIKLEVYDKMG; encoded by the exons ATGAACATGCAGACTGCAGAAGCCGTGTCATCGACTATAAACACCAACCGAAACTGTACTGTGGAGATCACCAATATTAGCTCCGCTTACTGTCTTATCAAtccaaa AGTTTGTATGACCAGTGGGTTCAGTTTCCATCCTCCTCAACCCACCATCCGCACCGCCAAGACCGAGGTTTGCTCTTTCACCAAAGATGATAACACCGCCACTGGGGCTGTGGGCATCTTGACCTACGACCTCTTCCACATGCAGAACCACATGTGCACTGAGCGCATGGCCATTCTGTTCTCTGTCCCCTATGATTATCACCTCTACAAGAACGTCTTGGGCATCGGCATTTTTGAGAGCAGCCGGGAATGCGACAAGGCCCTGTACAAACACATGTATGAGGGGAAAGACTTCAGCCAGTTCACCCGGGTCGATGCAGGAGGATCTGGAGTCCTGCACAGGGGAAAGAAAGTCGACTTAAGAGTCACCATGTCTACTGTGGGCAAGGCTATTATTAAGCTGGAGGTGTACGATAAGATGGGCTAA